The Cylindrospermum stagnale PCC 7417 genome segment ATTCCTAATAAGGCTGATAGAAATAGTCCTCCACGATGTCCTAAAAAAGTCCTACCCAAACCGTAAGCACTAAATATAGCTGCAATGCTGAATAATGTGTTCAAACTCCGCGTTGCTATTTCGCTGTTACCAAAAAGACGCAGCCAGAGATGCTGACTTAAAAAGAATATTGGTGGATGAGGTTCGCCTCCTAGGAGACCATGAATTAGCTGTCTCAGGGTGAGGATGATTTCGCGCACACCTGACTCAACTGGTAAACTTAACAAGGATGTATAGTTTGCCAAAACTACTGGTGTATCCCCAGGAGTGTTGTAAGCAGTCGAATGTCCAGTGGATAGGAGTAATGATAAAACTTCGTCATACCAAAATTCCCGACTTCCCAGATTGAGAATTCGCAGCAATATCGAAATGGCGATCGCACTCAGCAGCAGCCACTCTAGTGAGAAGCCCCAGGAAAACTTCGGGATTGCTGAACTTTTATTCATCATAGAAAAATTGATAGTTTTTCCAAAAATTAAGCTGACTCATTCGATAGGTATTTTTTGGGACTTACACTTGTAGAACAAGTCGAATAACATCGCCCCAGCAAAGGTAATTATAGTTACTAACAGAAAAGGAGAGGAGGGAAAAAGGAACCAGTTCTTGTCTCCTGGAATTGGCGGAGTGCGATGGCGCGGATCGCTTGCGGTCGGCAATCGTCAGAACAATGCCGAACACAAATTCAAACAAACGCGATGGAAACAAAGCGATCTTCAGTAGTATATCAGTATAGATAGACCGCGGCTTAACCACAAAGCGAAAAAGCACTACTTAAATACCGAGCAAGAAGTCGGTGTGCTGAGTTGGTTACAAGCTAAAGATGTTAAAGATATTTTAAAAGTATGAAAAAGGCAGCTTTTATCATGCTGAACACTCCGCTTTATTTTGTTCAGTATGACATTTTACACTTGTCCAGCATTTTTTTAAATACTTTTTAAGTACTGGTGCATAGTATTCACTTTTAGTTCATCAAAATTTCACATCTTACCAACAAAAAATTCTTCTGGCTAGCATAAACTTTTAATAAAGTTCGTTGACAAAAACTAATTATGTTCGGAATTAGCCAGTAAGCGATGAACTAATTACTATAAATATTCTCCAAATGTATAATGAGGATAAGTTTTCCAGTCTCATGGGACAAACATTCTAGAATTTTAAAATTTCTACTTGTCATTGTCTTAGTATTAGGCGTAAGTTTTCGTTTTATAAACATTGACAAAAAAGCCTACTGGGATGATGAAGCGTTTACATCATTACGAACTTCGGGATATACAGAAGCTGAATTAGTTGAGCGAGTTGCTAGTGTTGATAGAATTAGTGTTAAGGATTTAGATAAATACCAAAACACTAATCTAGAAAAAGGTTTAAAGGATACAATTAACTCCTTGGCATTAGAAGATCCTCAGCACCCACCAGCATATTACTTAATCACTTGGTTCTGGGTGCAGTGGTTTGGTAATTCTGTGGCAGCATTCAGAAGTTTGTCTGCTTTACTTAGCTTGCTAGCTTTGCCTTGTATTTATTGGTTGTGCCGAGAATTATTTGATTCCTTTTTGACAGCATGGATAGCTGTTGCATTAATCGCTATATCACCATTTCATATACTATATGCTCAGGAAGCAAGGGAGTATAGTTTATGGACGGTGACAATTTTGTTATCAAGTGCATCACTCCTCCAAGCAATACGCCTCAACACAAAGCTGAAATGGGGAATATACGCAACAACCGTAGCACTGAGTCTTTACACTTTTCCATCTTCAGCGATAGTTACAATTGCACAGGTCGTTTATGTAATTACTATCGAAGGTTTCCGCTTCAGCAAGAGGACAATTACTTGTCTGTTGGCATCCATTGCTGGATTTATAGCTTTCTCCCCCTGGCTTGTGGTGATTATTACGAACTTAAGTCATATCAATAAGACAGTTGGCGGACAGGGTAATATGCCTACATTGTCTTTAATTAAAATATGGACTTTTAACCTGAGCCGGATTTTTATTGATACCAATCATGAGAGAGCAGTTATAAACTTTGGCTTTGAGAATCCTTTGACATACATAATCCAGATAATTCTAGTCGTATTGCTGGTAATTTTGTCAGGGTATTCTATATATTTTCTCTGTCGAAATACTTCCAAACGAACTTGGTTATTTATTTTGACATTAATCTTAGTAACCTGTCTGCCTATCATGTTAAAAGATTTAATCGATGGGGGAGCTAGAACAATTGTTTTACGATATCTCACGCCTGGTTATTTGGGTATTCAAATATCTGTTGCTTATCTTCTAGCTACTAAGATTACAACTATATCACGTCAACAGAAACTATGGCGAATTGTTTTATTTCTACTGTTGTCTGGTGCAGTTTATTCCAATGTGATTAGTTCCCAAGCTAATTATTGGTGGACTAAGAGCCATAGCGATATTAATTTCTATGCTGCTGAGTTTATTAATCGAGCTAATCGACCACTTTTGCTCAGTGATGGAAGTATGGGTATGATATTAGGCTTGAGCCATCAAATCAATTCTCAAGTACAGCTACAGTTAAAGCCCTACTGTCACACTTGCCGTGTAATTCCTCCTGCGGTTTTGAAAAAGAAACTCTTACCGATTCCTGATGGTTTTGATGTGTTTTTGTTTGCGCCTTCTAATGAACTAATCCAGGAAGTTGAGAAAGATGCAAAATACAAAATAAAGCTTGTTAGTGTAGAGCTTTGGCGGCTAGATAAGAAAACAATCTAAGTTAGGAAGATTTAAATATTCTCTAGAGATCCTATTTTATTGGTGAAATTTTCAGAGTTTCAAATCCCCGACTTCTTTAAGAAGTCGGGGATCTTTTTGTTCAGCTTCGCGATCGCCCTATACTTAAATTGTTACCAAAATCCCAAAACAGCCGTCCATTAGTTGAATTTATTGCGAAAATAGGATAAATAATTTGTGTTTGATAAACTGTGCCTACTATAACTGTTGATGATATTCTTGAGCGTGCCCTAATCGGGTACGATTTATCTCCCTCAGAGGGAGTGGTACTGTTAAAACAAACTGATCCAGAGGCGATCGCGAATATTCGGGTGACGGCTGACAAACTCCGTCAAGCTCAAGCTGGTGATCCGGTCACGTACGTAATTAACCGCAATATTAACTTTACTAATATCTGTGAGCAGCACTGTAGTTTTTGTGCTTTCCGCCGGGATGATGGTGATGCCGATGCATATTGGTTAGATCAGGCGCAAATTTTGGAAAAAGCTACAGATGGGGTGCGACGGGGGGCTACAGAAATTTGTATGCAGGGGGGATTAAACCCACAAGCCCAAATCAACGGCAAATCTCTGCCTTATTACCTGAAGCTAGTGGAAACTATCAAGCAGGAATTTCCCCAGCTACATTTGCACGCTTTTTCTCCCCAAGAAGTGCAATTTATTGCCAGACTTGACGGACTGTCTTACGCGGATGTGATTGCTGCTTTGCGGGATGCTGGTGTGGGTTCAATGCCAGGAACAGCGGCTGAGGTGTTGGATGATGAAGTGCGGCGGATATTATGTCCTGAGAAAATCGACACCGCCACTTGGCTAGAAATTGTCAGCACGGCTCACAAATTAGGTTTGCACACTACTAGCACTATGTTGTCGGGGCATATTGAAACGCTCTCCCAACAAATTGGGCATTTAGAAAAATTGCGATCGCTCCAACAAACTGCAATCAATCAGGGATACCCTGCCAGGATTACAGAGTTTATTGTCTTACCTTTCGTGGGACAAGAAGCGCCCAAATCCTTACGTCGTCGTGTTGGACGAGATCAACCAGTGTTAGCTGATGCCTTGCTACTGGGGGCCGTGGCGCGGATTTTCTTGGGAAATTGGATACCTAACCATCAACCGAGTTGGGTAAAACTGGGGTTAGCTGGGGCGATAGAAGCTTTAGTTTGGGGTTGTAACGATATCGGTGGCACATTGATGGAGGAACATATCACTACAATGGCAGGTGCTGTGGGCGGTACTTGTATGGAAGTGGAAACCTTGCAAAATGCGATCGCATCTTTAGGACGACCTTACCACCAACGGGATACTCTGTATCAAAGAATCGAGAAAAGGTAATCACACTTTTTTTGACTCAGTTCGCAAGCACTCTTGACTCAGCACTCTAACTGATCCCCAAGATACCATTCCAGGATAGGATAGTCCTTGATTTACGTATTGTTTTATTAAATGCTTATGAAGCGCTATTGGTCGCGTCTACTTGCCCTGGTTTTAGTTGTATCTATCGGCTTAATGGGTTGTTCTGGCAGTCCTGATAGTTTGACTGGGGATTATCGTCAAGATACCTTAGCTGTAGTCAATATCATGAGACAAGCCCTAAATTTATCAGGCGATTCACCAGATAAAGCAGCAGTTCAAGCAGAAGCCCGGCAAAAAATAACTGATTTTTCAGCTCGCTACCAGCGGGTTAACTCTGTTTCTGGACTTAGCTCCTTTACAACAATGCGAACAGCTCTCAACGCCCTAGCTGGACATTACAGTTCTTACCCAAATCGCCCCATTCCTGAAAAACTCAAAAATCGTCTAGATAAGGAGTTAAACCAAGTAGAAGCAGCGCTGAAGCGTGGTGGTTAACTATTAGCTACCCGATCATCAAGAGTCAAGAGCTTAGAATCCAACGTTTTGACTCTTGATTAATTTGTCGGAATTTTAGCTGCATCTGGGCTTGAAATTTTGTGCCTCTTGTTTTCTATATCCTTTGCTCCGCAACGCTACCGCCTTGGCGCAGCTTCGCCTCTGGCAATGCGGATACACTCTGCTAAGGTGCAGCCTGCCACAGCCCTATTTTGAATTAATTAAGTTGATCGAAAAAACAAACAACCCCTATTTGTCAGAGAATTATTAGTTAAGCAATGTTTCACAAATCAAAGTAGGTGTATAATCTCCCCAAAAGCAGGTTAGAGGTGCTTTTTATTCGGGGTTTTTGCAATTCCTATGATTTTTTTATAAAAAAAGTGGCAACAGAAATAGCAATTTAGGAGTCTGGAAAAACTAGGCTTCAAAACCCTGATTAATTAACTAGAGATTTCGATACGTATTGCCCCAAATTATTTAACTTGGGGTCAATGACTGTTTTGTCCATCTACTTGTATTTATGTCTAACCATCCCTTGAGTGTTACAAGACCAATATTATTTTGGCGGCGTCTATTTGCTGTCGTTTTTAGCAGTAGTTTGTTGATGCCCAATTTTGGCAACCAACCAGCAGAGGCGCAAGTAACCCAGTATTGTCAGCTATCAGCAACGGCAGCAAAAGAAAAAGAAAAGTTACGTTTGTCAGCACTCAAAAACAATCAAGATGCCCAGAGCCGATACCAAAAGCTAGTACAAAAACACGCACAGGAATTACAGAAGTGCCGCAATCGTACTTGGCCCGAAAACCAAGCAATCTGGTTGCGCTTGTATCCCTGCGACATTCAGCCGGGGGCAGTTGACCAGATTATGGATCGGATTGTCAACCGTGGCTATAACCAAGTTTATTTAGAAGCATTTTCTGACGGGCAGGTACTATTGCCAGGGGCAGCTAACCCCACAGCTTGGCCTTCTGTAGTTCGCACTCCAGGTTCAGAAAAAGTGGATCTACTGGCCGCAGCGATTAAAAAAGGGCGGGAACGAGGTTTGAAGGTTTATGCTTGGATGTTTACTGTCAATTTCGGCTATACCTACGCCCAGCGTCCAGATAAGGAAAGTGCGATCGCTCGTAATGGCAAAGGTCAAACAAGCTTATATCTTGTAGATAATGGCTCTCAAGTATATATCGACCCCTACAATTCCCAAGCGAAAACCGACTACTACCGCATGGTACAAGAGGTGCTGCGCCGTCGCCCAGATGGCTTGCTATTTGACTATGTGCGCTATCCCAGGCAAGCTGGAAGTGATTCGATCGCCACTAAAGTTACAGATTTATGGTTATTTACGCCAGCAACCCAAGAGGCTTTATTTAGAAGGGCACAGAATAATAAAGGGCTGGACTTGATTCGGCGGTTTTTGCGTAAGGGATACATCACCGCCGGAGACATCGGTGAAGTCGATAAACTTTATCCTCAAGAAGGTGAACCCCTATGGCAAGGGCGCAATCCCCCAGCAGCGCCAAAATCAATCTTAACTGCAACTGACAGACAACCACTTCTGCAATTTGATTTATGGCAGTTAGCAGTTGCCCATGCGATGCAAGGTATCTTAGATTTTGTCGCCTTAGCTAGTTACCCAGTACAACAGCAAGGTATTCCCGCTGGGGTGGTGTTTTTCCCTGAAGGTAACCAAAGTTTAGGACAAGGTTATGATTCTCGCTTGCAACCTTGGGATCGGTTTCCGAGTAATCTGGAGTGGCATCCTATGGCTTATGCAACTTGCAATAATGGCAGTTGTATTGCCGCACAAGTGCAGCGGGTTTTGAGTGCAGCAAAACCAGGTACTCAGGTGATTCCCGCTTTGGCTGGTAGGTGGGGATCATCAATCAGCCCCAATCGTCCATCTCTAGAAGTGCAAATGCAAGCACTGCGCCAATTTTCCCCCAAAATCAAGGGGGTGAGCCATTTTGCATATTCTTGGCAATATCCAGAACAAGATAGCGATCGCAAATTCTGTCGCGCTCGATAAGTGAATTCCGCCCTCGATTTCTCATGTTCAACTTCGCCAATCACCCAATTGAGTACCCAGAAAATAGC includes the following:
- a CDS encoding family 10 glycosylhydrolase codes for the protein MSNHPLSVTRPILFWRRLFAVVFSSSLLMPNFGNQPAEAQVTQYCQLSATAAKEKEKLRLSALKNNQDAQSRYQKLVQKHAQELQKCRNRTWPENQAIWLRLYPCDIQPGAVDQIMDRIVNRGYNQVYLEAFSDGQVLLPGAANPTAWPSVVRTPGSEKVDLLAAAIKKGRERGLKVYAWMFTVNFGYTYAQRPDKESAIARNGKGQTSLYLVDNGSQVYIDPYNSQAKTDYYRMVQEVLRRRPDGLLFDYVRYPRQAGSDSIATKVTDLWLFTPATQEALFRRAQNNKGLDLIRRFLRKGYITAGDIGEVDKLYPQEGEPLWQGRNPPAAPKSILTATDRQPLLQFDLWQLAVAHAMQGILDFVALASYPVQQQGIPAGVVFFPEGNQSLGQGYDSRLQPWDRFPSNLEWHPMAYATCNNGSCIAAQVQRVLSAAKPGTQVIPALAGRWGSSISPNRPSLEVQMQALRQFSPKIKGVSHFAYSWQYPEQDSDRKFCRAR
- a CDS encoding glycosyltransferase family 39 protein, yielding MRISFPVSWDKHSRILKFLLVIVLVLGVSFRFINIDKKAYWDDEAFTSLRTSGYTEAELVERVASVDRISVKDLDKYQNTNLEKGLKDTINSLALEDPQHPPAYYLITWFWVQWFGNSVAAFRSLSALLSLLALPCIYWLCRELFDSFLTAWIAVALIAISPFHILYAQEAREYSLWTVTILLSSASLLQAIRLNTKLKWGIYATTVALSLYTFPSSAIVTIAQVVYVITIEGFRFSKRTITCLLASIAGFIAFSPWLVVIITNLSHINKTVGGQGNMPTLSLIKIWTFNLSRIFIDTNHERAVINFGFENPLTYIIQIILVVLLVILSGYSIYFLCRNTSKRTWLFILTLILVTCLPIMLKDLIDGGARTIVLRYLTPGYLGIQISVAYLLATKITTISRQQKLWRIVLFLLLSGAVYSNVISSQANYWWTKSHSDINFYAAEFINRANRPLLLSDGSMGMILGLSHQINSQVQLQLKPYCHTCRVIPPAVLKKKLLPIPDGFDVFLFAPSNELIQEVEKDAKYKIKLVSVELWRLDKKTI
- the psb27 gene encoding photosystem II protein Psb27, with product MLMKRYWSRLLALVLVVSIGLMGCSGSPDSLTGDYRQDTLAVVNIMRQALNLSGDSPDKAAVQAEARQKITDFSARYQRVNSVSGLSSFTTMRTALNALAGHYSSYPNRPIPEKLKNRLDKELNQVEAALKRGG
- the cofH gene encoding 7,8-didemethyl-8-hydroxy-5-deazariboflavin synthase subunit CofH translates to MPTITVDDILERALIGYDLSPSEGVVLLKQTDPEAIANIRVTADKLRQAQAGDPVTYVINRNINFTNICEQHCSFCAFRRDDGDADAYWLDQAQILEKATDGVRRGATEICMQGGLNPQAQINGKSLPYYLKLVETIKQEFPQLHLHAFSPQEVQFIARLDGLSYADVIAALRDAGVGSMPGTAAEVLDDEVRRILCPEKIDTATWLEIVSTAHKLGLHTTSTMLSGHIETLSQQIGHLEKLRSLQQTAINQGYPARITEFIVLPFVGQEAPKSLRRRVGRDQPVLADALLLGAVARIFLGNWIPNHQPSWVKLGLAGAIEALVWGCNDIGGTLMEEHITTMAGAVGGTCMEVETLQNAIASLGRPYHQRDTLYQRIEKR